The Hemicordylus capensis ecotype Gifberg chromosome 6, rHemCap1.1.pri, whole genome shotgun sequence genome window below encodes:
- the LOC128330045 gene encoding extracellular calcium-sensing receptor-like — MSTFTCTLEEKLESLPGTLFERSMTGQSYSIYNAVHAIAQAVHKMYTSKPKPKAVVDRGTLKHPNLQPWQLHPFLRSISFNNSAGDMVSFDEDGELVAGFDLINWVTFPNQSFSRVKVGMLEPQTLWGPEFTINKEAITWHNCFNQALPFALCNAKCHPGYSKERKEGEPFCCYNCIQCPDGKISDQKGRRSNVSCCD, encoded by the exons ATGAGTACTTTCACTTGCACCTTGGAAGAGAAACTGGAGAGCCTCCCTGGGACTCTGTTTGAAAGGAGCATGACTGGTCAAAGTTACAGCATCTACAATGCAGTACATGCCATAGCACAAGCTGTACATAAGATGTACACATCCAAGCCGAAACCTAAAGCAGTGGTTGATAGAGGTACACTGAAACATCCTAATCTACAACCTTGGCAG CTTCACCCATTCCTGAGGAGCATCTCATTTAACAACAGTGCTGGGGACATGGTGTCCTTTGATGAAGATGGTGAATTAGTAGCTGGATTTGATCTTATCAACTGGGTTACTTTCCCAAACCAATCCTTTTCAAGAGTCAAAGTAGGAATGTTGGAACCACAGACTCTATGGGGCCCAGAGTTCACTATTAATAAGGAGGCAATCACATGGCACAACTGCTTTAATCAG GCACTGCCCTTTGCTCTTTGTAATGCCAAGTGCCATCCAGGTTACAGcaaagaaaggaaggagggggagccattttgttgctacAATTGCATTCAATGTCCAGATGGGAAGATTTCAGACCAGAAGGGTAGGAGAAGTAATGTGTCATGTTGTGACTGA